A genomic window from Candidatus Cloacimonadota bacterium includes:
- a CDS encoding TIGR02556 family CRISPR-associated protein — translation MINAIAELGKYEKVNDPNIRTNFDIWLEDSYDELNYSHLILIEFKKEKNEEKEKLFNNNWKWVFSKVDYREHSSNLKSKLLYKRGSSRGTDKTPTCKTANNIIGSYHQKIKSWFLNNQNVTFIDENAKRFIQMIHSELESKSDEITTQIKEKSENLASGGVVLTIVFVENGEQKFIGDYNFFSKFITEESKVDYRYSKTFKKTSFSEDQLCSICNMNKAEVYGYFTSLKFYNVDKPGMVTGGFDQSKSWKNYPICLDCALDIELGITMMDNNLKFNFYGLRYYLIPKTTNEKGKEDIIEEIITYKKSQRINDKDRLRITNAEDDVFDLLQKQKNNVTFNLLFFDKPQKSVFRILASIEDVLPSRIKQLFETKEFVDNMIFFKEYKEGKQMFRFNFGVLRTFFPNSKIEGNQDKFFLELTQKIFNDTKIDYQFIIQQIIYYLRNCFVNDQFFWFDSIKSFMLINFLNKLNLFRLKSKENEMDRQFYESFEIKSKEELESKVELFFENFKEFYLGDMHRSIFLVGVLSQFLLNIQQRERGATPFRSKLKGLKMDGRDITALVPEIIEKLEQYKSNYYIPLENLISKYLISAGDFRKWNIAIDEMNFIFVLGMNLSKYFKIKSEEIKEEY, via the coding sequence ATGATAAATGCGATTGCAGAACTCGGGAAATACGAAAAAGTGAACGATCCGAATATTAGAACCAATTTTGATATTTGGTTGGAAGATTCTTATGATGAACTGAATTATTCACATTTGATTTTAATTGAATTTAAAAAAGAGAAGAACGAAGAAAAGGAAAAATTATTTAATAATAATTGGAAATGGGTTTTCAGTAAAGTTGATTATCGTGAACATAGTTCAAATTTAAAATCAAAACTTCTATATAAACGAGGATCCTCGAGAGGAACAGATAAAACTCCTACTTGCAAGACTGCAAATAATATTATTGGTAGTTATCATCAAAAAATCAAATCTTGGTTTTTGAATAATCAAAATGTAACTTTTATTGATGAGAATGCAAAAAGATTTATACAAATGATACATTCTGAACTTGAATCAAAGTCTGATGAAATAACTACACAAATTAAAGAAAAATCAGAAAATTTAGCAAGTGGTGGAGTTGTGCTTACTATAGTTTTTGTAGAAAATGGAGAACAAAAATTTATAGGTGATTACAATTTTTTCTCTAAATTCATTACCGAAGAAAGTAAAGTTGATTATAGATATTCAAAAACTTTCAAAAAAACTTCATTCTCTGAAGATCAATTATGCTCTATTTGCAATATGAATAAAGCAGAAGTTTATGGTTATTTCACCTCTTTAAAGTTTTATAATGTCGATAAACCCGGAATGGTTACAGGTGGATTTGATCAGAGTAAAAGTTGGAAGAATTATCCGATCTGTCTCGATTGTGCTCTCGATATTGAACTCGGAATAACAATGATGGATAATAATCTCAAATTCAATTTCTATGGATTGCGATACTACTTAATTCCGAAAACAACAAATGAAAAAGGGAAAGAAGATATTATCGAGGAAATTATTACATACAAAAAATCACAAAGAATAAACGATAAAGACAGGTTGAGAATAACAAATGCAGAAGATGATGTTTTTGATCTTCTTCAAAAGCAGAAGAACAATGTTACTTTTAATCTTCTCTTTTTTGATAAACCTCAAAAAAGTGTTTTCCGAATTTTAGCTTCGATTGAGGATGTCTTACCTTCGCGAATTAAACAACTTTTTGAAACAAAAGAGTTTGTGGATAATATGATTTTCTTCAAAGAATATAAAGAAGGAAAACAAATGTTCAGATTCAACTTTGGAGTTCTGCGAACATTTTTTCCAAACAGTAAAATCGAAGGAAATCAAGATAAATTCTTTTTGGAATTAACTCAAAAGATCTTCAATGACACAAAAATCGATTATCAATTTATTATTCAGCAGATAATTTATTATTTAAGAAATTGTTTTGTTAATGACCAATTTTTTTGGTTTGATTCAATAAAATCATTTATGCTAATTAATTTTTTAAACAAATTAAATCTTTTCAGATTAAAAAGTAAGGAGAACGAAATGGATAGACAATTCTATGAATCTTTTGAAATAAAATCAAAAGAAGAACTGGAATCTAAAGTCGAATTATTCTTTGAAAATTTCAAAGAATTTTATTTAGGTGATATGCACCGGAGTATTTTTCTGGTCGGAGTGTTATCTCAATTTCTTTTGAATATTCAGCAAAGAGAAAGAGGAGCAACTCCATTCAGAAGTAAGCTCAAAGGTTTAAAAATGGATGGTCGGGATATTACCGCTCTTGTTCCTGAAATCATCGAGAAGTTAGAGCAGTATAAATCAAATTATTATATTCCGTTGGAAAACCTGATTTCCAAATATTTGATATCTGCAGGTGATTTCCGAAAATGGAATATAGCAATAGATGAGATGAATTTTATTTTTGTTTTAGGAATGAATTTATCGAAATATTTTAAAATCAAATCAGAAGAAATTAAAGAGGAGTATTAA
- the cas7b gene encoding type I-B CRISPR-associated protein Cas7/Csh2 yields the protein MYKIKNRGEILFLYDIQNANPNGDPNDENKPRMDEETGRNLVTDVRLKRTIRDYINEKGNDIFVREVVYNKDGHIQDAKLRAADYLPEDKDKIKEMSAEVQKQFISKSILLECIDVRLFGATIPLDLKVFDGKKTKNVTSSITWTGPVQFKMGKSLHSVKIQHIKGTGAFASGKDATKKTFREEDILPYSLICFYGIVNENAAKHTKLQTEDIKLLKDAIWNGTKGLISRSKFGQMPRLLLFINYKEPNFFIGDLDNLIKLKSDKRDEQLRKPEDYQINISKLLEQIELHKDKIENVEFIIDDRMKFIQNGKEIKLNELEKFSEISL from the coding sequence ATGTATAAGATCAAAAACAGAGGTGAGATATTGTTTTTATACGATATCCAGAATGCAAACCCAAATGGTGACCCGAATGATGAAAACAAACCGAGAATGGATGAAGAAACAGGAAGAAATCTTGTAACCGATGTTCGTTTGAAAAGAACGATCCGTGATTACATTAACGAAAAAGGAAATGATATTTTTGTTCGGGAAGTGGTTTATAACAAAGATGGACATATTCAAGATGCAAAACTTCGAGCGGCTGATTATTTACCTGAAGATAAAGATAAAATCAAAGAAATGTCGGCAGAAGTACAAAAGCAATTTATTTCTAAATCAATTCTGTTAGAATGTATCGATGTTCGTTTATTTGGAGCAACAATTCCTTTAGATTTGAAGGTCTTTGATGGGAAGAAAACAAAAAATGTAACCAGTTCAATTACTTGGACAGGACCAGTTCAATTCAAAATGGGAAAATCGCTTCATTCCGTAAAAATTCAGCACATCAAAGGAACAGGAGCTTTTGCTTCCGGGAAAGATGCAACTAAAAAAACATTTCGGGAAGAAGATATTCTCCCGTATTCGCTAATTTGTTTTTATGGAATTGTAAATGAGAATGCCGCGAAACACACAAAACTGCAAACAGAAGATATCAAACTATTGAAAGATGCGATCTGGAATGGAACAAAAGGTTTGATTTCTCGTTCAAAATTCGGTCAGATGCCGAGATTACTTTTATTCATCAATTACAAAGAACCAAATTTCTTTATCGGTGATCTGGATAATCTTATAAAATTGAAATCAGATAAAAGAGATGAACAACTCCGCAAGCCGGAAGATTATCAAATCAATATTTCAAAATTACTCGAACAAATTGAACTTCATAAAGATAAAATTGAAAACGTCGAATTTATAATTGATGACAGAATGAAATTTATTCAAAATGGAAAAGAAATCAAGTTAAATGAATTAGAGAAATTTTCAGAAATCTCTCTGTAA
- the cas5b gene encoding type I-B CRISPR-associated protein Cas5 — translation MDKILKFKIWGDYAHFKKFYTTTSPLTFEFPPPPTIIGIISAIIGLDKNEYLEHFQNPDEFKIALSIQNLIKKVRWTQNLIDTKQQFWRIKNRTQIRIEFLKDSAFVIYFSHKDGNIYDQLKKNLENHTSVYSISLGLSELLANFEFIDEIEIENSKSDDWIKVDSVLPYSCLQDDNSVDFEISREIFKVNFPILMQPNRIVNKREDILFERNGKPIKSKVTQFWKTEEGNNIVFF, via the coding sequence ATGGATAAAATTCTCAAATTCAAAATTTGGGGAGATTATGCTCATTTCAAGAAATTTTATACAACAACATCTCCTCTTACTTTTGAATTTCCACCACCACCGACGATTATCGGGATTATTTCTGCAATTATCGGGTTGGATAAAAATGAATATCTTGAACATTTCCAAAATCCTGATGAATTCAAAATCGCATTATCAATACAGAATCTAATCAAGAAAGTTCGTTGGACTCAGAATCTGATAGATACAAAACAGCAATTTTGGAGAATAAAAAACAGAACTCAAATTCGTATTGAATTTCTTAAAGATTCTGCCTTTGTAATTTATTTTTCCCATAAAGATGGAAATATTTATGACCAGTTAAAAAAGAATTTGGAAAACCATACATCTGTTTACTCAATCTCTTTGGGTTTAAGTGAACTTCTGGCGAATTTTGAATTTATTGATGAGATTGAAATTGAGAATTCTAAAAGTGATGATTGGATAAAGGTGGATTCTGTTTTACCGTATTCTTGTTTGCAAGATGATAATTCCGTAGATTTTGAAATCAGTAGAGAAATCTTCAAAGTAAACTTTCCGATATTAATGCAACCGAATCGTATTGTAAACAAAAGGGAAGATATTCTTTTTGAGAGGAATGGCAAACCGATCAAAAGCAAAGTTACACAGTTTTGGAAAACAGAAGAAGGAAATAACATTGTTTTCTTCTAA
- a CDS encoding CRISPR-associated endonuclease Cas3'', translated as MFSSKIYSHPDKLILVHLQNVAYSCLKKFKETKHNLSSYFPNDRWEKLVWLMGFSHDFGKTTSYFQEYLFEKDENNKVIMKNQPETGHSLISAVLTFWIAKNFVKDKEGELLQMMPFFLYLIVKKHHGNINNPIPFSDESNELDIPFEHLDKQLESIDKAELQFLFDKINEKLSLNIQVENIPKSLKEYFINELRRKEKRVFKKVNKKIEYYFIFQFIYSLLLHSDKEDAIFGKVN; from the coding sequence TTGTTTTCTTCTAAAATCTACTCTCATCCCGATAAATTAATTTTAGTTCATCTACAAAATGTTGCTTATTCCTGTCTGAAAAAATTCAAAGAAACAAAGCACAATCTGTCTTCATATTTTCCGAATGATCGTTGGGAAAAGCTTGTCTGGTTGATGGGCTTTTCTCACGATTTTGGTAAAACGACTTCCTACTTTCAAGAATATCTTTTTGAGAAAGATGAAAACAATAAAGTAATAATGAAAAACCAACCTGAAACAGGTCATTCGCTTATTTCAGCAGTTTTGACTTTTTGGATAGCAAAAAATTTTGTGAAAGATAAAGAAGGTGAACTTTTACAGATGATGCCTTTCTTCCTTTATTTAATAGTCAAAAAACATCACGGTAATATCAATAATCCAATTCCTTTTTCAGATGAATCAAACGAACTTGATATTCCTTTTGAACATCTTGATAAACAATTGGAATCAATAGATAAAGCAGAATTACAATTTCTTTTTGATAAAATAAATGAAAAATTATCATTAAATATTCAGGTTGAGAATATACCAAAATCATTGAAGGAATATTTCATAAATGAATTAAGAAGAAAAGAAAAAAGAGTATTTAAAAAAGTTAATAAAAAAATCGAATATTATTTTATTTTCCAATTTATTTATTCGTTACTTTTACATTCGGATAAAGAAGATGCAATCTTTGGAAAAGTTAACCA